In one window of Eleutherodactylus coqui strain aEleCoq1 chromosome 10, aEleCoq1.hap1, whole genome shotgun sequence DNA:
- the TKTL1 gene encoding transketolase-like protein 1: MDTYQKPEDKDLQALRDLANRLRVHSIRATCASNSGHPTSCCSAAEILSVLFFNTMKYDATDPGNCNNDRFVLSKGHAAPILYAAWAEAGYIKESDLLNLRKIDSDLEGHPTPKLPFVDVATGSLGQGLGASCGMAYTGKYFDKASYRVYCLLGDGESSEGAVWEAMAFASHYKLDNLVAIFDVNRLGQSEAAPLQHQTDVYRKRCEAFGWNTYTIDGHDVEELCCALWQAANVKDKPTAIIAKTYKGKGIAGVENQDNWHGKPMAKDKLDSIINEIQGQIQTNKTLTPAAPVRDAPKISISDIKMPTPPSYKVGDKIATRKAYGLALAKLGHASSRVVALDGDTKNSTFSEIFKNEHPDRFIECFIAEQNMVSVAMGCATRDRTVAFASTFAAFFSRAYDQIRMGAISQSNVNLVGSHCGVSIGEDGPSQMALEDLAMFRAVPSCTVFYPSDGVSTEYAVALAANTSGICFIRTSRPDTAIIYSSEEKFEIGQAKVVRQSDTDRVTVIGAGVTLHEALTAADELAKQGINIRVVDPFTIKPLDAATIISSGRATGGHIITVEDHYKEGGIGDAVAAAVAAEPGFIVQSLAVRGVPRSGKPTELLEVFGISAKCIVEAVKSTFAN, translated from the exons ATGGACACCTACCAGAAGCCGGAGGACAAGGACCTGCAGGCCCTCAGAGACCTCGCCAACCGCCTCAGGGTCCACTCCATCCGGGCAACATGTGCCTCCAACTCCGG ACACCCCACATCCTGCTGCAGCGCTGCCGAAATCTTGTCTGTTCTCTTCTTCAACACCATGAAATATGATGCGACCGACCCTGGCAACTGTAACAACGACCGTTTTGTTCTGTCAAAG GGTCATGCTGCCCCCATTCTGTATGCAGCGTGGGCAGAAGCTGGGTACATCAAGGAGTCAGACCTCCTCAACTTAAGGAAGATTGACTCTGACCTTGAAGGACATCCTACACCG AAACTGCCGTTTGTGGATGTTGCCACTGGCTCATTGGGACAGGGTCTGGGGGCATCGTGTGGTATGGCTTACACTGGGAAGTACTTTGATAAAGCCAG CTACCGTGTGTATTGTCTGCTGGGTGATGGGGAATCTTCTGAAGGAGCCGTGTGGGAAGCCATGGCTTTTGCATCTCATTACAAGCTAGATAACCTGGTGGCCATCTTTGATGTTAACCGTCTGGGGCAGAGTGAGGCGGCTCCTCTTCAGCATCAGACTGATGTCTACCGGAAGAGATGTGAAGCCTTTGG GTGGAACACCTATACTATAGATGGCCATGATGTGGAGGAGTTGTGCTGTGCCCTATGGCAGGCTGCCAATGTGAAGGATAAGCCCACTGCAATCATTGCTAAAACATACAAGGGAAAAGGTATTGCTG GTGTCGAAAATCAAGATAACTGGCATGGGAAGCCGATGGCTAAAGACAAGCTGGACTCCATCATTAACGAGATCCAGGGTCAAATTCAGACCAACAAGACCCTGACTCCTGCAGCTCCCGTACGAGATGCTCCAAAGATTAGCATTAGTGACATTAAGATGCCAACCCCACCAAGCTACAAAGTTGGTGACAAG ATTGCAACACGCAAGGCATACGGACTGGCTCTTGCTAAACTTGGCCATGCTAGCAGCAGAGTTGTTGCCCTTGATGGTGACACTAAAAACTCCACTTTCTCTGAGATCTTCAAGAATGAACATCCTGACCGATTTATTGAGTGCTTTATTGCTGAACAGAATATG GTGAGTGTAGCTATGGGCTGTGCAACCCGCGATCGCACTGTGGCTTTTGCCAGCACGTTTGCAGCCTTTTTCAGCAGGGCGTATGATCAAATTCGCATGGGGGCCATATCTCAATCCAACGTGAACCTGGTTGGCTCCCACTGTGGGGTTTCTATTG GTGAAGATGGTCCCTCTCAGATGGCTTTGGAAGATCTGGCCATGTTCCGTGCTGTTCCATCTTGCACAGTCTTCTACCCCAGTGATGGCGTTTCCACAGAATATGCGGTTGCTTTAGCTGCTAATACCTCA GGCATCTGCTTCATTCGTACCAGCCGGCCAGACACTGCAATAATCTATTCTTCTGAAGAAAAGTTTGAAATTGGTCAAGCAAAG GTTGTTCGTCAGAGTGATACAGACCGGGTCACAGTTATTGGTGCTGGTGTCACTCTACACGAGGCTCTGACCGCAGCAGATGAGCTCGCCAAACAAG GAATTAACATCCGTGTGGTTGATCCATTTACAATTAAACCTCTGGACGCAGCAACGATTATATCAAGTGGTAGAGCTACTGGCGGACATATAATCACCGTAGAGGACCATTACAAAGAAG GTGGTATAGGGGACGCTGTAGCTGCAGCCGTTGCGGCAGAACCCGGCTTCATTGTTCAGAGCCTTGCCGTCAGGGGAGTACCCCGCAGTGGCAAACCCACAGAGCTGTTGGAAGTGTTCGGCATCAGTGCGAAATGCATTGTGGAAGCTGTAAAGTCTACATTTGCAAACTAG